One Dysosmobacter welbionis DNA segment encodes these proteins:
- a CDS encoding tripartite tricarboxylate transporter TctB family protein, translating to MKIRYNREIISGAIFVVLSAVLWFLIPVQVQTLEKTPINAQTFPRIAIGGMFLCSVGLLLEGIFVREKQELYVTKESFRSNAFKKEMRSVVFALLLIAYCFLIGHLGYIVSTILLVLAVMMFYKARKWYYYAIPLGMVGIVYYVFKVLLHISLP from the coding sequence ATGAAAATCAGATATAACAGAGAAATAATATCGGGCGCTATTTTTGTGGTTCTGAGCGCAGTGCTGTGGTTCCTGATTCCCGTACAGGTCCAGACGCTGGAGAAAACGCCAATCAACGCACAGACCTTCCCCCGTATCGCCATTGGTGGTATGTTCCTCTGCTCTGTCGGTCTGCTGCTGGAGGGGATCTTCGTCCGGGAGAAGCAGGAGTTGTATGTGACGAAAGAGAGTTTTCGCTCCAATGCCTTTAAAAAAGAAATGCGTTCCGTAGTGTTCGCATTGCTTTTGATCGCCTACTGTTTCCTGATTGGACATCTGGGCTATATTGTCTCCACAATCCTGCTGGTACTGGCGGTCATGATGTTCTATAAAGCCAGAAAGTGGTACTACTATGCGATTCCTCTGGGGATGGTGGGCATCGTGTACTACGTATTCAAGGTGCTTCTTCATATTTCCCTGCCCTGA
- a CDS encoding Bug family tripartite tricarboxylate transporter substrate binding protein: MKKLMSLVLALAMILSLAACGGKTTGTSPDSAGDSQQETPATSDGAFPEKQITIIMPWSLGGGPDTIARQVASYGEKYLGVPVIVENHTGGSGTIAMNDALQAEDDGYTMVVANGPLFSLTPSFINVNYTLDDITPLIGMRITEFVVLTNSKSGITNIDELKAYAAEGNTIKYATTGGPGNDSYTMISVLFKLLDIPAEPVPYDGGQEAINALVGGHVDVAIGSPPTYRDYVINGELNCLGTFIPEGLEVEGIGHISSFRDQGVDVDFTGMDYFAVRSSVDDSKKEVLTNFIAEVYADPEFQEFMKGMGMEAWEATESEIVDMVEAQTEAMTEYIPLVQ; this comes from the coding sequence ATGAAAAAACTCATGTCGCTGGTCCTCGCACTCGCTATGATTCTGAGTTTGGCTGCCTGCGGCGGCAAAACCACGGGAACGTCACCTGACAGCGCAGGCGATTCCCAGCAGGAAACTCCCGCGACTTCGGACGGCGCTTTCCCTGAAAAGCAGATCACTATTATTATGCCCTGGAGCCTTGGCGGCGGACCCGATACCATTGCCCGCCAGGTTGCCTCCTATGGTGAGAAGTATCTGGGTGTGCCCGTGATTGTGGAAAACCATACCGGTGGTTCCGGAACTATCGCCATGAACGATGCATTGCAGGCGGAGGATGACGGTTATACCATGGTGGTTGCCAACGGCCCCTTGTTCTCACTGACTCCCAGCTTCATTAATGTCAACTACACACTGGATGATATTACGCCTCTGATTGGTATGCGTATCACGGAGTTCGTTGTTCTGACTAACTCTAAGAGCGGCATCACCAATATCGACGAGCTGAAAGCCTATGCCGCAGAGGGGAACACAATCAAGTACGCTACCACAGGCGGCCCTGGCAACGACAGCTATACTATGATTTCCGTCCTGTTCAAGTTATTGGACATCCCCGCTGAGCCTGTTCCCTACGACGGCGGCCAGGAGGCCATCAATGCGTTGGTGGGCGGCCATGTTGACGTGGCTATCGGTTCTCCCCCGACTTACCGCGATTATGTGATCAACGGCGAATTGAACTGCCTGGGAACCTTCATTCCCGAGGGGCTGGAGGTGGAAGGCATTGGCCACATCAGTTCCTTTAGGGATCAGGGAGTCGACGTGGACTTCACCGGCATGGACTACTTTGCGGTCCGCTCCTCTGTGGATGACAGCAAGAAGGAAGTTTTGACCAACTTCATCGCGGAGGTTTATGCTGATCCCGAGTTCCAGGAATTTATGAAAGGCATGGGCATGGAAGCCTGGGAGGCCACTGAGAGCGAGATCGTTGATATGGTAGAAGCTCAGACCGAGGCGATGACCGAGTATATTCCTCTGGTGCAGTGA
- a CDS encoding ComEC/Rec2 family competence protein yields the protein MCVTVINVGYGDAILFQLKNGYTALLDGGSALESEFEGDSYRIRSADYLARQQIEHLNAVIISHIHEDHVCGLEAVLQQTVVDHLYVPYPVEPFLKGCELTPASNAPRSVPLYVAALNAYRRILLHAKEKGIPVTVLKAGQVLKFGIDTKMRILAPKSCVVDAYMEIVERAYSLEADTNAVTECLIRLDATSNHTSMLLRFELGDIVFLSAADSCPSEWDEVPEIFFKNVNVLKLPHHGQIDSISESFMKNMPLEYIITTSASDRRYHSANQAVYQKLAAIFPAEHPPHFLFSDEREYPPYFSQPEGFQAIKLVMDSGMVIPEFIRIQ from the coding sequence ATGTGTGTTACAGTCATCAATGTCGGTTACGGAGACGCAATCCTCTTTCAGTTAAAGAATGGGTATACTGCACTGCTGGATGGAGGAAGTGCCCTGGAGTCAGAATTTGAAGGCGATTCTTATCGCATTCGGTCAGCAGATTATCTTGCCAGACAGCAGATTGAGCATTTGAATGCTGTGATTATTTCGCATATCCATGAAGATCATGTATGCGGGCTGGAGGCGGTATTACAGCAGACAGTGGTAGATCATCTCTATGTTCCGTACCCGGTAGAGCCTTTCTTAAAAGGCTGTGAACTGACTCCAGCCAGTAACGCTCCCCGCAGTGTACCGCTATATGTTGCGGCCTTGAATGCGTATCGGAGGATTTTGCTTCATGCGAAGGAAAAAGGCATTCCTGTTACCGTGTTGAAAGCAGGACAGGTACTGAAATTTGGAATAGACACGAAGATGCGGATACTGGCACCCAAAAGCTGTGTTGTAGATGCATATATGGAGATCGTGGAACGGGCATACAGTCTTGAGGCGGATACAAATGCCGTGACTGAGTGCCTGATCCGGTTGGACGCTACATCCAATCACACCAGTATGCTGTTGCGCTTCGAACTGGGAGACATCGTTTTTCTCAGCGCGGCGGATAGCTGTCCATCTGAATGGGATGAGGTGCCTGAAATTTTTTTCAAAAATGTAAACGTTCTCAAATTGCCACATCATGGACAAATAGATTCAATTTCGGAATCTTTTATGAAAAATATGCCGTTGGAGTATATTATTACGACCTCGGCATCTGATAGACGGTATCATAGCGCGAATCAGGCGGTATATCAGAAGCTGGCCGCAATCTTTCCGGCGGAGCATCCACCACACTTTTTGTTTTCGGATGAGCGAGAGTATCCGCCTTATTTCTCACAGCCCGAAGGCTTTCAGGCTATCAAACTTGTAATGGATTCCGGGATGGTTATACCGGAGTTTATTAGAATTCAATGA